From Candidatus Brocadia sp., one genomic window encodes:
- a CDS encoding phosphoribosyl-AMP cyclohydrolase: MQLLEKLHFNEKGLIPSIIVDELDGKVLTLCYMNKDAVEKTIETGKVHVFRRSQNRLMIKGETSGHIQLVKRVFFDCEGNSLVFVVEQHVAACHAGYKTCFYREYIPKTDSFQIAESKIFDPDKVYK, translated from the coding sequence ATGCAATTATTGGAAAAATTACACTTTAATGAAAAGGGGCTTATTCCCTCGATAATAGTAGATGAGCTGGATGGAAAGGTACTTACCTTATGTTATATGAACAAAGACGCCGTTGAAAAAACGATTGAAACAGGCAAGGTACATGTGTTTCGCCGTTCTCAAAACCGTCTGATGATTAAAGGAGAAACTTCGGGTCATATTCAGCTTGTAAAAAGGGTGTTTTTCGATTGCGAAGGAAATTCACTCGTGTTTGTTGTGGAGCAGCATGTTGCTGCGTGTCATGCAGGTTATAAAACATGCTTTTATCGAGAGTATATTCCAAAGACAGATAGTTTTCAGATTGCAGAAAGCAAGATATTCGACCCTGATAAGGTTTACAAATAA